The Kosakonia sacchari SP1 genome includes a window with the following:
- a CDS encoding DUF1796 family putative cysteine peptidase produces the protein MKGEVIKQRVRDNLKSLKRTMRNLHKKWKYRNNFTSQVLWVSLGENCLPDDILRRHNRKSFSSVFSSGRSNIEYILQMEKDDYRHLLEKEHLQHFPDGEHAVVRSTFYEKCVGHYSERHMLGFEFTHHDPLRIKEDSRAFQRRISRQLQYRGKKDFVFLYHHRITEHSDLSLLREHLNEFLSLYNAQGCDCKIVLFYQHIIAANSAKRIDFTPHENGLLEFVCHTHEIWGGDDLDTFWAKKDDALFAEMFETVDKYALSKRHTFPESTFVSTGSGVPL, from the coding sequence ATGAAAGGCGAAGTCATTAAACAACGCGTGCGAGATAACCTCAAATCGCTGAAAAGAACGATGCGCAACCTGCATAAGAAATGGAAATATCGCAATAATTTCACTTCGCAAGTACTTTGGGTTTCATTGGGTGAGAATTGCCTTCCTGATGATATTCTCCGCCGACATAACCGAAAATCCTTCAGCTCGGTTTTTTCCTCCGGGCGTTCTAATATTGAATATATTCTGCAAATGGAAAAAGACGATTATCGCCATTTACTGGAAAAAGAGCATTTACAACATTTTCCGGATGGCGAGCATGCCGTTGTGCGCTCGACATTTTACGAAAAATGCGTAGGGCATTACAGCGAAAGGCATATGCTGGGTTTTGAATTCACTCATCATGATCCGTTAAGAATTAAAGAAGACAGCCGCGCATTTCAACGTCGCATTTCCCGCCAGCTACAATACCGGGGCAAAAAAGATTTTGTGTTTCTCTATCATCACCGAATCACCGAGCATTCGGATCTCTCCCTTTTACGGGAACATCTCAACGAATTCTTGTCGTTGTACAACGCACAAGGCTGCGACTGTAAGATCGTGCTTTTCTATCAACACATTATTGCGGCAAATAGCGCTAAACGTATCGACTTCACGCCGCACGAGAATGGTTTACTTGAATTTGTATGCCATACCCATGAGATATGGGGCGGAGATGATTTGGATACCTTCTGGGCGAAGAAAGATGATGCGCTTTTCGCTGAAATGTTCGAAACCGTGGACAAATACGCCCTCAGCAAGCGCCACACCTTTCCTGAAAGCACCTTCGTCTCCACTGGCTCAGGTGTGCCGCTGTAA
- the prlC gene encoding oligopeptidase A — MTNPLLTPFVLPPFSQILPEHVVPAVTKALEDCRNAVESVVSQGGPYTWANLCQPLAEVDDRLGRLFSPVSHLNSVKNSPELREAYEQTLPLLSEYSTWVGQNEGLYNAYRDLRDGEHYASLSVAEKKSVDNALRDFKLSGIGLPKEKQKRYGEIAARLSELGNIYSNNVLDATMGWSKLVTDEAELAGMPESALAAAKAQAEAKEQEGWLLTLDIPSYLPVMTYCDNQALREEMYRAYSTRASDQGPNAGKWDNSPVMAEILALRHELAQLLGFESYAFKSLATKMAESPSQVLEFLTDLAKRARPQGEKELAQLRAFAKAEFDVDELQPWDIGYYSEKQKQHLYSISDEQLRPYFPEERAVNGLFEVVKRIYGITAKERKDIDVWHPDVRFFELYDENNELRGSFYLDLYARENKRGGAWMDDCVGQLRRADGSLQKPVAYLTCNFNRPVNGKPALFTHDEVITLFHEFGHGLHHMLTRIETAGVAGISGVPWDAVELPSQFMENWCWEPEALAFISGHYETGEPLPQELLDKMLAAKNYQAAMFILRQLEFGLFDFRLHAEFSPEQGAKILETLAEIKRQVAVVPGPSWGRFPHAFSHIFAGGYAAGYYSYLWADVLAADAFSRFEEEGIFNRETGQSFLDNILTRGGSEEPMDLFKRFRGREPQIDAMLEHYGIEG, encoded by the coding sequence ATGACCAACCCTTTATTGACGCCTTTCGTGCTGCCGCCGTTTTCTCAAATCCTTCCTGAACATGTCGTTCCCGCGGTGACCAAGGCACTGGAAGATTGCCGGAACGCGGTGGAAAGCGTTGTCTCGCAGGGCGGCCCGTATACCTGGGCGAATCTGTGCCAGCCGCTGGCAGAAGTGGATGACCGTCTTGGTCGCCTCTTCTCGCCGGTCAGCCATCTCAACTCGGTGAAAAACAGCCCGGAGCTTCGCGAGGCTTACGAACAAACGCTGCCGCTGCTCTCTGAATACAGCACCTGGGTTGGGCAGAACGAAGGGTTATACAACGCCTACCGCGATCTGCGCGACGGCGAACATTACGCTTCGCTGAGTGTCGCTGAGAAGAAATCGGTGGATAACGCCCTGCGTGATTTCAAATTATCGGGCATCGGCTTGCCGAAGGAGAAACAGAAACGTTACGGCGAAATCGCTGCGCGTCTCTCTGAGCTCGGCAACATCTATAGCAACAACGTGCTGGACGCCACCATGGGCTGGAGCAAGCTGGTGACGGACGAAGCGGAGCTGGCCGGTATGCCGGAAAGCGCTCTGGCGGCGGCGAAAGCGCAAGCGGAAGCCAAAGAGCAAGAAGGCTGGCTGCTGACGCTGGATATCCCGAGCTACCTGCCGGTGATGACCTACTGCGATAACCAGGCGCTGCGTGAAGAGATGTATCGCGCTTACAGCACCCGCGCTTCCGATCAGGGCCCGAACGCCGGGAAATGGGATAACAGCCCGGTGATGGCGGAGATCCTCGCGCTGCGCCACGAGCTGGCGCAACTGCTGGGCTTTGAAAGCTACGCCTTTAAATCGCTGGCCACTAAAATGGCGGAAAGCCCGTCGCAGGTGCTGGAGTTTTTAACCGATCTCGCCAAACGCGCGCGCCCGCAGGGCGAAAAAGAGCTGGCGCAGTTGCGCGCTTTCGCTAAAGCCGAGTTCGATGTGGATGAGCTGCAACCGTGGGATATTGGCTACTACAGCGAAAAACAGAAACAGCACCTTTACAGCATCAGCGACGAACAGCTGCGTCCGTACTTCCCGGAAGAGCGCGCGGTAAACGGCCTGTTCGAAGTGGTGAAACGCATTTATGGCATCACCGCGAAAGAGCGTAAAGATATCGACGTCTGGCACCCGGATGTACGCTTCTTCGAGCTGTATGACGAGAACAACGAGCTGCGCGGCAGCTTCTATCTTGATCTCTATGCGCGTGAGAACAAACGCGGCGGCGCCTGGATGGACGACTGCGTGGGGCAGTTGCGCAGAGCCGATGGATCGCTGCAAAAACCGGTGGCTTATCTCACCTGTAACTTTAACCGTCCGGTCAACGGTAAACCGGCACTGTTTACCCACGACGAAGTGATCACCCTGTTCCATGAATTTGGGCATGGCCTGCACCATATGCTGACGCGTATTGAAACCGCCGGCGTGGCGGGTATCAGCGGTGTGCCGTGGGATGCGGTCGAGCTGCCGAGCCAGTTTATGGAAAACTGGTGCTGGGAGCCGGAAGCGCTGGCGTTTATCTCCGGTCATTACGAAACCGGCGAGCCGCTGCCGCAGGAGCTGCTGGATAAAATGCTGGCAGCGAAGAACTACCAGGCGGCGATGTTTATTCTGCGCCAGCTGGAATTCGGCCTGTTCGACTTCCGTCTGCATGCCGAGTTCAGCCCAGAGCAAGGGGCGAAAATCCTCGAAACGCTGGCAGAGATCAAACGCCAGGTCGCGGTAGTGCCGGGGCCGTCGTGGGGGCGCTTCCCACATGCGTTCAGCCATATTTTCGCTGGTGGTTACGCGGCAGGTTACTACAGCTACCTGTGGGCCGATGTGCTGGCGGCGGATGCGTTCTCCCGCTTCGAAGAAGAGGGAATTTTCAACCGTGAGACCGGGCAGTCATTCCTCGATAACATCCTCACCCGTGGCGGTTCGGAAGAGCCTATGGATCTGTTCAAACGCTTCCGTGGCCGCGAGCCGCAGATTGACGCGATGCTTGAGCATTACGGTATCGAAGGCTAA
- the pitA gene encoding inorganic phosphate transporter PitA, producing MVHLFAGLDLHTGLLLLLALVFVLFYEAINGFHDTANAVATVIYTRAMRSQLAVVMAAVFNFFGVLLGGLSVAYAIVHMLPTDLLLNVSSAHGLAMVFSMLLAAIIWNLGTWYLGLPASSSHTLIGAIIGIGLTNALMTGTSVVDALNIPKVLNIFASLIVSPIVGLVFAGGLVFILRRYWSNTKKRARIHMTPAEREKIDGKKKPPFWTRIALILSAIGVSFSHGANDGQKGIGLIMLVLIGVAPAGFVVNMNASGYDITRTRDAVNNVETYFQQHPALLQKATGIDPLIPTPEEVATQPGEFHCHPGRAIMALDRAKTMLTNVESYDKLPVEQRSQLRRIMLCLSDITDQVAKQPEVSADDQRLLKKLKGDMLSTIEYAPIWIIMAVALALGLGTMIGWRRVATTIGEKIGKKGMTYAQGMSAQMTAAVSIGLASYTGMPVSTTHVLSSSVAGTMIVDGGGLQRKTVTNILMAWVFTLPASIILSGVLYWLALHLI from the coding sequence ATGGTACATTTGTTTGCCGGCCTGGATCTTCATACCGGGCTATTACTCTTGCTTGCTCTGGTTTTTGTTCTGTTCTATGAAGCTATTAACGGCTTCCATGACACAGCCAACGCCGTAGCAACCGTCATTTATACACGCGCTATGCGTTCTCAGCTGGCGGTCGTGATGGCAGCGGTGTTTAACTTCTTCGGCGTTTTGCTGGGTGGGTTGAGTGTCGCGTATGCGATTGTGCATATGTTGCCGACCGATCTGCTGCTGAATGTTAGCTCTGCGCATGGTCTGGCGATGGTCTTTTCCATGCTGCTGGCAGCTATTATCTGGAACCTTGGCACCTGGTATTTGGGCCTGCCTGCTTCCAGCTCCCACACCCTGATTGGCGCGATTATCGGTATTGGTTTAACCAATGCGTTGATGACCGGCACCTCGGTGGTGGACGCGTTAAACATCCCGAAAGTGCTGAATATCTTCGCTTCGCTGATCGTTTCACCGATCGTAGGCCTGGTGTTCGCTGGCGGTTTGGTGTTTATCCTGCGTCGTTACTGGAGCAACACGAAAAAACGTGCGCGCATCCATATGACTCCTGCTGAACGTGAGAAAATCGACGGCAAGAAAAAACCGCCGTTCTGGACGCGCATCGCGCTGATCCTCTCGGCGATTGGCGTGAGTTTCTCGCATGGTGCGAACGACGGTCAGAAAGGTATCGGCTTGATTATGCTGGTGCTGATTGGCGTTGCGCCTGCGGGCTTCGTGGTCAATATGAATGCCTCCGGTTACGACATCACCCGTACGCGTGATGCCGTCAACAACGTGGAAACGTACTTCCAGCAACATCCGGCGCTGCTGCAAAAAGCGACCGGTATTGATCCGCTCATCCCAACGCCGGAAGAAGTGGCCACCCAACCGGGTGAGTTCCATTGCCATCCAGGCCGCGCCATTATGGCGCTGGATCGCGCGAAAACGATGCTGACCAACGTTGAAAGCTACGACAAACTGCCGGTGGAACAACGCAGCCAGTTGCGTCGCATTATGCTCTGCCTGTCTGATATCACCGACCAGGTGGCGAAGCAGCCGGAAGTCAGCGCTGACGACCAGCGTCTGCTGAAGAAGCTGAAAGGCGATATGCTGAGCACCATCGAGTACGCGCCAATCTGGATAATCATGGCCGTCGCGCTGGCGTTAGGCCTGGGTACGATGATTGGCTGGCGTCGTGTGGCGACAACCATCGGTGAAAAGATCGGTAAGAAAGGCATGACGTATGCGCAGGGCATGTCCGCGCAGATGACAGCCGCCGTTTCTATCGGTCTGGCAAGTTATACCGGGATGCCGGTTTCCACTACGCACGTGCTGTCGTCTTCCGTTGCCGGGACGATGATCGTCGACGGTGGTGGCCTGCAGCGCAAAACCGTGACCAATATTCTGATGGCCTGGGTCTTCACCCTGCCAGCATCGATTATTCTGTCCGGCGTGCTGTACTGGCTGGCGCTGCATCTGATTTAA
- the uspB gene encoding universal stress protein UspB, whose amino-acid sequence MVISTVALFWALCVVCVVNMARYYSSLRALLVVLRGCDPLLYQYVDGGGFFTSHGQPSKQMRLVWYIYAQRYRDHHDDEFIRRCERVRRLFILTSSLCGLVVVSLIALLIWH is encoded by the coding sequence ATGGTAATCAGCACTGTTGCGCTGTTTTGGGCTTTGTGTGTCGTATGTGTGGTTAACATGGCGCGTTATTACTCATCGCTGCGCGCGCTGTTAGTAGTACTTCGCGGATGCGACCCTTTACTTTATCAATACGTGGACGGTGGCGGCTTTTTCACTTCCCACGGTCAACCGAGCAAACAGATGCGGCTGGTGTGGTATATCTACGCCCAGCGCTATCGCGACCATCATGATGATGAATTTATTCGCCGCTGCGAACGTGTGCGCCGTCTGTTCATTTTAACCAGTTCGCTCTGCGGTCTGGTGGTGGTGAGCCTGATTGCACTGCTGATTTGGCACTGA
- a CDS encoding RHS repeat-associated core domain-containing protein, translating to MNTFTATPSAIVLDNRGLTVRNIAYHRHPDTQDSTDERITRHRYDIRSFLAQSSDSRLYEAGLFNINYINDLNGVGLRIQSADAGTTIALNDSGDRPFLNISNVNSENDRSQAITRTYQYEENSLPGRPLCITEQGKISERFVWAGNSADEQSHNLAGQLVSHYDPAGLLSTNSISLSGVPLSVTRQLLPEDAEADWQGADTSAWNDLLAGETYTTNSTVDAAGNVLTTLDAKGNLQRVAFDVAGLLKGSWLTVSGAAEQVIVKSLSYSAAGQKLREEHGNSVVTTYSYEAETQRLVGIKTERITAAKVLLDLRYEYDPVGNVLVITNDAEETRFWRNQEVVPENRYAYDSLYQLISATGREMANAVQQGSSRPDYISFDNATYTSYSRIYTYDNAGNLTKIRHNAPASGNNYTTSITVSDRSNRAVLSTFTENPADVDALFTAGGQQKQLLAGQNLNWTPRQELQQVTPVTRNGAADDSESYRYDAASQRIVKTSLQLTGNTTQTKRVMYLPGLELRSSAAEELQVITVGEAGRAQVRVLHWESGQPAGISNDQIRYSYDNLIGSSALEVDGSGELISQEEYYPYGGTALFAARSQLEADYKTIRYSGKEQDATGLCYYGYRYYQPWAGRWLSADPSGAVDGLNLFRMVHNNPISLIDSDGRISLPAEILIVDVLNPLSKDPTNAWFEELKWNAEVNRLETTPVVYTRGGKVMEGETAQWESATDSPTAFTVFQDQSGTNRLFVSTFQQHIGVKPGMGNPLYAGILMPKRDQQGQLFYRIDNESGHYQPSGDINAAELFSTIVGDEGLSHFTFSKSTKSSAPENTRLTHLTSPEAYGEAASRLRREENKQQSVIDYLNEHGLWEPTKSQRSHMPWVNELMRWETQQNPAPAVAQAPATVMNRIAPATETPHVLAGASAGRWARFRGWVSGIFNRVRNVFRSRATSMAQ from the coding sequence ATGAACACCTTCACCGCGACACCTTCAGCCATAGTGCTTGATAACCGTGGCCTGACGGTACGAAATATTGCCTATCATCGCCATCCGGATACCCAGGATTCGACCGATGAACGTATTACCCGGCATCGTTATGACATACGTAGTTTTCTCGCGCAGAGCAGCGATTCACGTCTGTATGAAGCCGGGTTATTCAACATTAACTATATCAATGATCTCAATGGTGTCGGGCTACGTATACAAAGCGCAGATGCAGGCACAACTATCGCCCTGAACGATTCAGGCGATCGGCCTTTTTTGAATATTTCCAATGTAAATTCTGAAAATGATCGCAGCCAGGCTATCACACGTACTTATCAGTACGAGGAGAATTCTCTGCCGGGTCGTCCGCTCTGCATTACCGAGCAGGGAAAAATCAGCGAGCGCTTTGTCTGGGCCGGTAATTCGGCTGATGAACAGAGCCACAATCTGGCAGGGCAACTGGTCAGCCACTATGACCCGGCGGGCCTGCTGTCGACCAACAGCATCTCCCTGAGCGGCGTGCCGCTTTCTGTCACCCGCCAGTTGCTGCCGGAAGACGCAGAAGCAGACTGGCAGGGGGCGGATACTTCCGCGTGGAATGACCTGCTGGCGGGCGAAACCTACACGACCAACAGCACGGTGGACGCCGCCGGAAATGTGCTGACCACGCTTGATGCGAAAGGTAATCTCCAGCGCGTGGCGTTTGACGTGGCGGGTCTGCTGAAAGGAAGCTGGCTGACGGTCAGCGGGGCGGCAGAGCAGGTCATCGTGAAATCCCTGAGCTACTCCGCCGCTGGACAGAAGTTGCGCGAGGAGCACGGCAACAGCGTGGTGACAACTTACAGCTACGAAGCCGAAACCCAGCGGCTGGTGGGGATTAAAACCGAGCGCATTACAGCCGCGAAAGTGCTGCTGGATTTGCGCTATGAATATGACCCGGTGGGTAATGTGCTGGTGATCACCAACGATGCCGAGGAGACGCGCTTCTGGCGCAATCAGGAAGTCGTTCCCGAAAATCGCTACGCCTACGACAGCCTGTACCAGCTTATCAGCGCGACCGGGCGTGAAATGGCGAACGCGGTACAGCAGGGCAGCAGCCGGCCTGATTATATCTCCTTCGATAACGCCACTTACACCAGTTACTCCCGCATTTACACCTACGACAACGCCGGAAACCTGACGAAAATCCGGCACAACGCACCCGCGTCCGGCAATAACTACACGACATCAATTACCGTCAGCGACCGCAGCAACCGCGCGGTGCTCAGCACGTTTACGGAAAACCCGGCCGATGTCGATGCGCTGTTCACCGCCGGCGGTCAGCAGAAACAGCTTTTAGCTGGTCAGAACCTGAACTGGACACCGCGCCAGGAGCTGCAGCAGGTCACCCCGGTGACCCGTAATGGCGCAGCGGACGACAGCGAAAGTTATCGTTACGACGCCGCCAGCCAGCGCATTGTCAAAACCTCCTTACAACTGACCGGCAACACCACGCAGACAAAGCGGGTGATGTACCTGCCGGGGCTGGAACTGCGCAGCAGCGCAGCCGAAGAATTACAGGTGATAACGGTCGGCGAGGCCGGACGCGCCCAGGTGCGGGTGCTGCACTGGGAAAGCGGGCAGCCCGCAGGTATCAGCAACGACCAGATTCGTTACAGCTACGACAACCTCATTGGCAGCAGCGCTCTTGAAGTGGACGGCAGCGGCGAGCTTATCAGCCAGGAGGAATATTACCCCTACGGGGGCACGGCGCTGTTCGCAGCCCGCAGCCAGCTTGAGGCGGATTACAAAACGATTCGTTACTCCGGCAAAGAACAGGACGCGACAGGGCTCTGTTACTACGGCTACCGCTATTACCAGCCGTGGGCGGGCAGATGGCTTTCAGCAGATCCTTCGGGGGCGGTCGATGGTTTGAATCTGTTCAGGATGGTTCACAACAACCCGATATCGCTCATCGATTCAGATGGCAGAATTAGCCTACCCGCAGAGATCCTTATCGTCGATGTTCTTAATCCGCTCTCAAAAGACCCAACCAACGCCTGGTTTGAGGAGTTGAAATGGAACGCTGAAGTAAACAGGTTAGAAACGACGCCGGTAGTTTATACGCGCGGAGGAAAAGTCATGGAGGGTGAAACCGCGCAGTGGGAAAGTGCCACCGATTCCCCAACTGCTTTTACCGTTTTTCAGGATCAGTCGGGAACAAACCGCCTTTTTGTTAGTACGTTCCAGCAACATATTGGCGTAAAACCGGGGATGGGTAACCCTTTGTATGCGGGAATATTAATGCCAAAAAGAGATCAACAAGGGCAGCTATTTTACCGGATAGATAATGAATCCGGGCATTACCAGCCCTCGGGAGATATCAATGCAGCCGAGCTATTCAGCACTATTGTCGGAGACGAAGGGTTAAGCCATTTCACGTTTTCCAAATCCACGAAATCGTCAGCGCCGGAAAATACTCGCCTCACGCACTTAACTTCGCCCGAAGCGTATGGCGAGGCGGCGAGTCGATTACGCAGAGAAGAGAACAAACAGCAGAGCGTTATTGACTACCTCAATGAACACGGGCTGTGGGAGCCGACAAAAAGCCAGCGTAGCCATATGCCGTGGGTCAATGAGTTAATGAGATGGGAAACACAACAGAACCCCGCTCCTGCCGTAGCGCAGGCACCCGCAACGGTGATGAACAGAATTGCGCCTGCAACAGAAACACCGCATGTTCTTGCTGGCGCGTCTGCTGGTAGATGGGCTCGCTTTAGAGGGTGGGTCTCAGGAATATTCAACCGCGTAAGGAATGTCTTCCGCTCTCGTGCCACTTCAATGGCTCAATAG
- the uspA gene encoding universal stress protein UspA gives MAYKHILIAVDLSPESKLLVEKAVSMARPYNAKISLIHVDVNYSDLYTGLIDVNLGDMQKRISDETHQALTELSTNAGYPITETLSGSGDLGQVLVDAIKKYDMDLVVCGHHQDFWSKLMSSARQLINTVHVDMLIVPLRDEEED, from the coding sequence ATGGCTTACAAACATATCCTTATCGCAGTCGATCTCTCCCCCGAAAGCAAATTGCTGGTTGAGAAAGCGGTATCTATGGCGCGACCGTACAACGCGAAAATTTCCCTGATTCATGTCGATGTGAACTATTCCGATCTTTACACTGGGCTTATCGACGTTAACCTCGGCGATATGCAAAAACGTATCTCCGACGAAACGCATCAGGCGCTGACCGAGCTTTCCACCAACGCGGGTTACCCGATCACTGAAACCCTGAGCGGCAGCGGCGATTTGGGCCAAGTACTGGTGGATGCGATTAAGAAATACGATATGGACCTGGTGGTGTGCGGCCACCATCAGGACTTCTGGAGCAAACTGATGTCTTCCGCGCGTCAGCTTATTAACACCGTACACGTCGATATGCTGATTGTCCCGCTGCGGGATGAAGAAGAAGATTGA
- a CDS encoding BaiN/RdsA family NAD(P)/FAD-dependent oxidoreductase encodes MEKFDAIVIGAGAAGMFCAALAGQSGRRVLLLDNGKKPGRKILMSGGGRCNFTNLYVEPAAYLSQNPHFCKSALARYTQWDFIELVGKYGIAWHEKTLGQLFCDDSAQQIVDLLVAECEKGNVIQRLRTEVLSVERNDDGYTLQLNGESVQAKNLVIASGGLSMPGLGASPFGYKIAEQFGLKVLPTRAGLVPFTLHKPLLEQMQTLSGVSVPSVITAEDGTVFRENLLFTHRGLSGPAILQISSYWQPGEFVSINLLPDVDLDGFLNQQRDAHPNQSLKNTLAMQLPKRLVECLQQLGQIPDVTLKQLNSREQENLVALLTNWRVQPNGTEGYRTAEVTLGGVDTHELSSRTMEARNVPGLYFIGEVMDVTGWLGGYNFQWAWSSAWACAQALAADPSA; translated from the coding sequence GTGGAAAAGTTTGATGCCATTGTTATCGGCGCCGGTGCGGCGGGCATGTTCTGCGCGGCGCTGGCCGGGCAGTCGGGTCGTCGGGTGTTATTGCTGGATAATGGCAAAAAACCCGGCCGCAAGATTTTGATGTCCGGCGGAGGACGCTGCAACTTTACTAACCTTTATGTCGAGCCGGCGGCATATTTGAGCCAAAACCCGCATTTTTGCAAATCTGCGCTGGCGCGCTACACCCAGTGGGACTTTATTGAGCTGGTCGGTAAATACGGCATTGCCTGGCATGAAAAGACGCTGGGTCAGCTTTTTTGCGATGATTCGGCGCAGCAAATTGTTGATCTGCTGGTGGCCGAATGCGAAAAGGGCAACGTTATCCAGCGTCTGCGTACGGAAGTGCTTAGCGTTGAGCGCAACGACGATGGCTATACCTTGCAACTCAACGGTGAAAGCGTGCAGGCGAAAAATCTGGTCATTGCGTCCGGCGGTTTGTCGATGCCAGGGCTGGGCGCCTCGCCGTTTGGTTATAAGATCGCCGAGCAGTTCGGTTTAAAGGTGCTGCCAACGCGCGCTGGATTAGTACCGTTTACCCTGCATAAACCGCTGCTGGAGCAGATGCAGACGCTTTCCGGTGTCTCGGTGCCATCGGTAATTACCGCCGAGGACGGTACGGTTTTTCGCGAAAACTTGCTGTTCACCCATCGGGGATTATCCGGCCCGGCCATTTTACAAATTTCCAGCTACTGGCAACCCGGTGAATTTGTCAGCATCAACTTACTCCCCGATGTCGATCTGGACGGCTTCCTCAATCAGCAGCGCGATGCGCACCCGAATCAGAGCCTGAAAAACACCCTGGCGATGCAGTTGCCAAAACGGCTGGTGGAGTGTCTGCAACAGCTTGGACAGATCCCGGATGTCACCTTGAAACAGCTCAATAGCCGCGAGCAGGAGAATCTGGTTGCGCTGTTGACGAACTGGCGCGTGCAGCCGAATGGCACCGAAGGGTATCGCACGGCGGAAGTGACGCTTGGCGGCGTCGATACCCATGAGTTGTCGTCCCGCACCATGGAAGCCCGCAATGTGCCGGGGCTGTACTTCATTGGTGAAGTGATGGATGTCACCGGCTGGCTTGGCGGGTACAACTTCCAGTGGGCGTGGTCGAGTGCCTGGGCCTGCGCACAAGCCTTAGCGGCGGATCCTTCTGCCTGA
- the rsmJ gene encoding 16S rRNA (guanine(1516)-N(2))-methyltransferase RsmJ, producing MKICLLDETGAGNGALSVLAARFGLEQDNDNLMALVLTPTHLELRKRDEPKLGGIFVDFVAGGMAHRRKFGGGRGEAVAKAVGIKGSYLPDVVDATAGLGRDAFVLASVGCRVRMLERNPVVAALLEDGLNRGYADAEIGPWLRERLQLIHASSLTGLADITPRPQVVYLDPMFPHKQKSALVKKEMRVFQSLVGPDLDADGLLEPARKLAIKRVVVKRPDYAPPLAGCATQSAVVTKSHRFDIYPGSGE from the coding sequence TTGAAAATCTGTTTGCTGGATGAAACAGGCGCCGGAAACGGCGCCTTATCTGTTCTTGCGGCCCGCTTTGGGCTGGAGCAGGACAATGACAACCTGATGGCGTTGGTGCTCACGCCGACGCATCTGGAGCTCCGTAAGCGCGACGAACCGAAGCTCGGTGGGATTTTTGTCGACTTTGTTGCAGGCGGCATGGCGCACCGGCGCAAGTTTGGCGGCGGGCGCGGTGAAGCGGTGGCGAAAGCGGTCGGCATCAAAGGCAGCTATCTGCCGGACGTGGTAGATGCGACTGCGGGGCTGGGACGCGATGCATTTGTGCTGGCGTCGGTGGGCTGTCGGGTGCGGATGCTGGAGCGCAATCCGGTTGTCGCCGCGTTGCTGGAAGATGGTCTTAATCGCGGCTATGCCGATGCGGAGATTGGCCCGTGGTTGCGTGAACGGTTGCAGTTGATTCACGCCTCAAGCCTGACCGGGCTTGCGGATATTACGCCGCGCCCGCAGGTGGTTTACCTCGACCCGATGTTCCCGCATAAGCAGAAAAGCGCGCTGGTGAAAAAGGAGATGCGGGTGTTTCAGTCGCTGGTTGGCCCGGATCTGGATGCCGACGGTTTACTGGAGCCCGCGCGCAAGCTCGCCATAAAACGCGTGGTGGTTAAACGCCCGGATTACGCGCCGCCGCTGGCAGGGTGCGCGACCCAATCGGCGGTCGTCACAAAAAGCCATCGCTTCGATATTTACCCCGGTTCCGGCGAGTAA
- a CDS encoding GNAT family N-acetyltransferase, with product MEFFNQYGQRIGQEIQDWTKRPLPEKISLKGRYCDVIPLVVDHAEDLFPEWQSIDDDRDWTYLEDPRPKDMTACYAYLRNLASRPDRIYFAVQDKEDKQIKGIFYTGKFDQENGSFDIGDVNWTPLMKRTRMSTESLYLVLSYFFDLLKYRRCEWRTGSYNADAIHSAERIGFVKEGVLREKKIRKGRLSDITVFSITVREWPGLSSMMNSWLNEDNFDGRGRQLHKLSSFRRY from the coding sequence ATGGAATTTTTTAATCAGTATGGACAGCGCATTGGTCAGGAGATCCAGGACTGGACAAAACGCCCGCTGCCAGAAAAAATTTCGCTTAAAGGCCGTTACTGCGACGTTATACCGCTTGTCGTGGATCACGCGGAAGATCTCTTCCCGGAATGGCAAAGCATTGATGATGACCGGGACTGGACCTACCTTGAAGATCCCCGGCCGAAAGATATGACCGCATGTTATGCCTATCTCAGAAATCTCGCGTCACGCCCTGACAGGATCTATTTCGCGGTACAAGATAAAGAGGATAAGCAAATAAAAGGTATTTTTTATACTGGAAAATTTGATCAGGAAAATGGTTCTTTTGATATTGGCGACGTTAACTGGACGCCGTTAATGAAAAGAACACGCATGAGTACCGAAAGCCTTTATCTTGTTTTGTCTTACTTTTTCGACCTGTTGAAGTACCGCAGATGTGAATGGCGCACCGGCAGTTATAACGCGGACGCCATTCATTCGGCAGAACGTATTGGTTTTGTGAAAGAAGGGGTTTTGCGCGAGAAGAAAATCCGTAAAGGACGGCTGAGCGATATTACGGTGTTTTCAATTACCGTACGCGAATGGCCGGGTCTCTCCTCAATGATGAACAGCTGGCTGAACGAGGACAACTTTGACGGTCGCGGTCGCCAGTTGCATAAACTCTCTTCCTTCCGCCGCTACTGA